Within Metabacillus schmidteae, the genomic segment CAAGCCATACAAGTTCTTGGAATTGACCCGGACCAAGTAATCATGGTTGGGGATAATTATGATACAGATATAAAGGCTGGCATGAACTGTGGATTGGATACATTGCTTGTTCATACAGGGGTGACGACAAAGGGACATTTAGAGAGATATGATCAAAAACCAACATATTCAGTTGACTCATTGACTGAATATTTACATTTACTTGATATGTAAATAAGGAAAAGCCATCTAGATTATCCTAAATGGCTTTTCTGATTTTATTCAGCATTCTTAGCTCGATGAGCAAGTCTGCTTGAAGCTGCTGCTGCAATCGCTCCGACAATATCATCTAAAAAAGTGTGGCATTTTCCTTTTGATTTATCATTTAAAGGTTGTAGAATACCGGGCTTCATCTTATCAATATATCCATAATTTGTGAAGCCGATTGATCCATATATATTAACGATCGAAAAGGCTAAAATTTCGTCTACACCGTATAAGCTTTCATCAGTTCCGATAATGGATTGTAACGGTTCCTCTAATTGGCCCTTTTCGGCTAATATGTCAAACTGTATTCCAGTAAGTATGGCGTTTTGGACTTCTCTTTTTGTAAGAACTCTGTCTACATTTTCAATGCAATCGTCCATTGATAAGTTAGGATGATACTTTTCTTGAAGAAAGTAAACAAGGTCTGCGATATCCTCTATCCTTACTCCTCGCTTGACTAACCAATCTCTAGCTGTTTTTTCCACAATATCCATTTTTTCATTACTTTTCATCATGATCACCCAATTCTTTTATTTTGCATGGTGTATTCATTCATTGTATGATGCTATGCTCGGATATATGCATGCAAACTTTTAAACAATGATCTTTTACCATTCTTAACGAAATCAAGGATTGATAATCGAATATGTTAAAAAATGATAACCTCCCCTTATCTAATAATTCTCTATAAAATTACAACTTCCCTTCTACAATTAATCATAAACTTCACTAAAAATTATTACGATAGAATAGGGAATGAGATGCTGGGGGGGAATAAGGTGAAAAAAACGATACAAGATGAATATGGTATTAAAGTAACAGAGTTTGAGAATGTTGGACGATATAATTCATTCCGTCTACATCAAACACAATTTATTATTGTACCTGTTTCACACCTTGAAGAAGAGGAATTATTTGAAATCTATCAATTAAGCCAATTCATGATTGAAAAAAGAGAACCGTATGTCGCAAGTATTGTATTAACAAAAAAAAATCATTTGTTTTTTGAAGAAAATCAAGTAAGGTATGTCATATTGAAATGCTCTGCTTATACAGAAGGCCGCTCCGCACAACAAGGAAGAGATTTGGCTCGTTTTCATGCAAAGGCAAGGGTCTATCCTTATCAAGTCACTAAAACTCAGCGTATCGGGCAGTGGAAGGTACTATGGGAGAAACGATTAGATCAATTAGAAATGTTTTGGAGAGGAAAAGTTCAGACACAACCACTTACTCAATTTGAAAAGATGTTCGTGGAATCATTTCCTTATTATCTTGGTTTAGCGGAAAATGCTATTCAGTATTTAGTAGACACAGAACTGGATGAGGAGCCGCATCCAATTGATTCAGGTACCATATGCCATCAAAGGTTCCATTCAACAACATGGAACCCAACCTTAATGATAAAATCACCAATTGATTGGGTGTTTGACCATGCTAGTCGAGATTTGGCAGAATATATGAGACATCTTTATTTTGAAAAGCAGGAACAGTTAAAGCTGGAAGGGTTCCGTTTTCTTGATGAGTATGACCGAACAACCCCTTTATCTCCCTTTTCCTGGAGATTAATTTATAGCCGGCTATTGTTTCCGATTCATTATTTTGAATGTATTGAAGAATATTATTTATCACCTGAAGATCTCAAACCTTCTTATGAAGAAAAATTAAATCAAATCCTCAGAAGTTCCGGACAGTATGAAGCTTTTTTGCGTGCTTATGCGAGCATGTTATCTATGAAGACAAAGAGAATTATGCTTCCGGATATAGAATGGCTAACAACAACCTCATAACCTGTATATAGAGAATCCAGCCGGGGGTTTTTAAGGTTGGATTCTTTTTTATCTTTTGGATGTTTTCTTAAAGATTGTGGCTTTTAATACCCCATTGAAACTTCATAGTGGAATGGAGCGGAAGGCACTCGACTCCTGTGGGAAGTGAGGAAAGGCTGAGACCCCGCAGGCAAAGCCGAGGAGGCTCAGGTTCCTCCCCGCGGAAAGCGAGTGACTGCAGCGCAATGGAACGGATTAATTTTTAAATTTATCTGAGTCAATAACAACAAAGTATCCGAAAACAGCCTATCATTTCTAGAGGCTCTTTTCTAAAAGATTGCTGTTTTAATCTTCTTCACACAAAAACCAACCACCCTTGGTACATCATACAAAGCAACAAAATTTGAAAAAAGTATAAAATCCAACTTCTAACAGCTTATGGTAAAATAGATTATAGTCTTACAATAGTAGAAGAGGTGGAAAAATGACAAGACCATACATTTACATTACAAGAAAATGCTCAGAAGAACAGTTAGCACCACTATACGAAGTTGCCGATGTTGACATGTGGCCGGAAGAGGAAACAGCTTGTCCCCGCGAGATCTTACTTGAGAAGGCTGAAAAGGCAGATGGGTTATTAACAATGCTTTCAGATTCAATTGACAGGGAATTGCTAGACAAGGCAAGCCATTTAAAAGTAATCGCAAATCTAGCTGTAGGATTCGATAATATTGATGTTCCTTATGCGAACTCAAAAGGTATTGTCGTATGTAACACGCCTGATATTTTAACTGACACAACAGCTGATTTAACGTTTGGATTATTGCTTTCAACAGCAAGACGTTTAATGGAAGCTTCTGAATATGTAAAACAAAATCAATGGAAAAGCTGGGGACCACTTTTGTTAGCAGGACATGATGTTCACCATAAAACAATAGGAATTCTCGGAATGGGTAAAATAGGACAGGCTGTTGCAAAGCGCGCTACAGGTTTTGATATGAAGGTTCTTTATCATAATCGCTCAAGAAATGAACAAGCAGAAACATCTTTAGGTGCGGTTTTTACTTCATTTGATGAAATGCTGGCTACTTCAGACTTCATAGTCTGTTTAGCTCCTTTAACAAATGAAACCAGGGAGCTATTTAATAAAGATGCTTTTAAGAAAATGAAAAAGTCAGCCATTTTTATTAACGCAGGTCGTGGTGCTGTAGTAAATGAAGAAGACTTGTATAATGCACTTGTTAATGGAGAGATAGCAGGTGCGGGACTTGACGTCTTTTTGAATGAACCGATTGGTGCTGAACATCCTCTAGTTGGATTACATAATGTTGTGGCACTCCCGCATATCGGAAGTGCAAGCTATGAAACTAGATATTCGATGATGAATCTTTGTGCAATGAATATAGCTGCAGTTTTAAATGGAAATGAACCAAAAACAAAAGTCGTGATTTAAGATAAAAAGGTAAACTTTGGTATTAATTATTTTGATGAAAACGTTTTAATTTAAAAAACTGAAAATTCACCCTTGTAAAACAGTTCTAAGCATCTTATAATGACAAGTATATTATTAGTGTCTTTTATGAGAGTACAGTTGTACTTTATAGATATACAAAAAGGAGTGGGAAGTGTGGAGGCAATTCATGTTGGGCTTTTAGGTCTTGGTACGGTTGGTAGTGGTGTTGTAAAAATTATCGAAGACCATCAGGACAAACTTATGCATCAAGTCGGCTGTCCTGTAAAAGTGAAAAAAGTTGTTGTGAAAAATGTGGAAAAAGCACGTCAAGTTCATATCGATAAGGATATCCTTTCAACAAATGTGGAAGATGTTATCCATAATCCTGATATTGATGTTGTGATTGAAGTAATGGGTGGCGTGGAAGAAACGCGTAAGCATTTAATTGAAGCGTTAAAAGCCAAAAAACATGTTGTGACAGCGAATAAAGATTTAATGGCTGTGTACGGAACAGAATTATTATCGATTGCAACAGAAAATGGCTGTGACTTATTCTATGAAGCAAGTGTTGCAGGCGGTATTCCAATTTTACGAAGTTTAGTAGATGGATTAGCATCTGATCGTATTACAAAAATGATGGGAATTGTGAACGGCACAACAAACTTCATTCTAACAAAAATGTCTAAGTTCGGAAGTGCATATGATGAAGTGCTAAAAGAAGCACAGGATTTAGGCTATGCGGAAGCAGATCCGACATCTGATGTTGAAGGCTTAGATGCAGCAAGAAAAATGGCCATCCTTGCTAGACTTGGATTCTCGATGCATGTTGATCTGGATGATGTAAATGTAAAAGGGATTTCAAGTGTAACAGATGATGATATTAGTTATAGTAAACGACTTGGCTACACAATGAAACTTATCGGTATCGCTGAGCGTGAAAATGGAAAAATCGAAGTATCTGTTGAACCGACATTATTACCTGAAACACACCCGTTAGCATCAGTAAATGATGAGTATAATGCGGTGTATGTATATGGTGAAGCTGTTGGAGAAACAATGTTCTATGGTCCTGGAGCGGGAAGCTTACCAACTGCAACAGCTGTTGTATCCGATTTAGTTGGTGTCATGAAAAATATGAGGTTAGATGTAAATGGAAGAAGTGCAGT encodes:
- a CDS encoding homoserine dehydrogenase, producing the protein MEAIHVGLLGLGTVGSGVVKIIEDHQDKLMHQVGCPVKVKKVVVKNVEKARQVHIDKDILSTNVEDVIHNPDIDVVIEVMGGVEETRKHLIEALKAKKHVVTANKDLMAVYGTELLSIATENGCDLFYEASVAGGIPILRSLVDGLASDRITKMMGIVNGTTNFILTKMSKFGSAYDEVLKEAQDLGYAEADPTSDVEGLDAARKMAILARLGFSMHVDLDDVNVKGISSVTDDDISYSKRLGYTMKLIGIAERENGKIEVSVEPTLLPETHPLASVNDEYNAVYVYGEAVGETMFYGPGAGSLPTATAVVSDLVGVMKNMRLDVNGRSAVAPQFEKQLKSPEHIYAQHFLRISAKDQVGAFANITSLFSERGVSFEKILQLPIKNSNLAEIVIVTHKAAQSDFEEILQLLNDLDVVEEVKSTYRVEGNGLV
- a CDS encoding 2-hydroxyacid dehydrogenase — translated: MTRPYIYITRKCSEEQLAPLYEVADVDMWPEEETACPREILLEKAEKADGLLTMLSDSIDRELLDKASHLKVIANLAVGFDNIDVPYANSKGIVVCNTPDILTDTTADLTFGLLLSTARRLMEASEYVKQNQWKSWGPLLLAGHDVHHKTIGILGMGKIGQAVAKRATGFDMKVLYHNRSRNEQAETSLGAVFTSFDEMLATSDFIVCLAPLTNETRELFNKDAFKKMKKSAIFINAGRGAVVNEEDLYNALVNGEIAGAGLDVFLNEPIGAEHPLVGLHNVVALPHIGSASYETRYSMMNLCAMNIAAVLNGNEPKTKVVI
- a CDS encoding phosphatidylglycerophosphatase A family protein is translated as MKSNEKMDIVEKTARDWLVKRGVRIEDIADLVYFLQEKYHPNLSMDDCIENVDRVLTKREVQNAILTGIQFDILAEKGQLEEPLQSIIGTDESLYGVDEILAFSIVNIYGSIGFTNYGYIDKMKPGILQPLNDKSKGKCHTFLDDIVGAIAAAASSRLAHRAKNAE
- the yutH gene encoding spore coat putative kinase YutH is translated as MKKTIQDEYGIKVTEFENVGRYNSFRLHQTQFIIVPVSHLEEEELFEIYQLSQFMIEKREPYVASIVLTKKNHLFFEENQVRYVILKCSAYTEGRSAQQGRDLARFHAKARVYPYQVTKTQRIGQWKVLWEKRLDQLEMFWRGKVQTQPLTQFEKMFVESFPYYLGLAENAIQYLVDTELDEEPHPIDSGTICHQRFHSTTWNPTLMIKSPIDWVFDHASRDLAEYMRHLYFEKQEQLKLEGFRFLDEYDRTTPLSPFSWRLIYSRLLFPIHYFECIEEYYLSPEDLKPSYEEKLNQILRSSGQYEAFLRAYASMLSMKTKRIMLPDIEWLTTTS